In the genome of Corythoichthys intestinalis isolate RoL2023-P3 chromosome 19, ASM3026506v1, whole genome shotgun sequence, one region contains:
- the ccdc25 gene encoding coiled-coil domain-containing protein 25, with the protein MVFYFTSAVVEPPYTIYMGKDKYENEDLIKYGWPEDIWFHVDKLSSAHVYLRLPKGVTINDIPPEVLIDCAQLVKNNSIQGCKMSNISVVYTPWANLKKTGDMDVGQIGFHRQKEVKTVAVEKKVNEIVNRLEKTKEERYPDLAAEKESRDREECNEKKAQLQEQKKREKEEQKKKKEMDELKCYTSLMKSENMKTNEDGYDSDDFM; encoded by the exons ATGGTGTTTTACTTCACAAGTGCCG TGGTGGAGCCTCCTTACACCATTTACATGGGAAAAGACAAATATGAAA ATGAAGATCTCATCAAGTATGGCTGGCCTGAAGATATCTG GTTTCACGTGGACAAACTGTCCTCGGCTCATGTTTATCTCCGCTTACCAAAG GGCGTGACTATCAACGATATTCCTCCGGAAGTGTTAATAGACTGTGCGCAGCTAGTGAAAAACAACAGCATACAAG GTTGTAAAATGAGCAACATAAGTGTGGTTTACACGCCGTGGGCCAACCTGAAGAAGACCGGGGACATGGACGTGGGACAGATCGGCTTCCATCGACAGAAGGAG GTGAAGACTGTCGCCGTGGAGAAGAAAGTCAACGAGATTGTGAATCGGCTGGAGAAGACCAAAGAGGAGCGCTACCCCGACCTGGCGGCCGAGAAGGAGTCAAGGGACCGCGAGGAGTGCAACGAGAAGAAAGCACAGCTGCAGGAGCAGAAGAAACGCGAGAAGGAAgaacagaagaagaaaaaggagATGGACGAGCTCAA GTGCTACACTTCATTGATGAAAAGCGAAAACATGAAGACCAATGAG GACGGTTACGACTCTGACGACTTCATGTGA
- the esco2 gene encoding N-acetyltransferase ESCO2: MMPLNTRKRKLSSVDSDNQPAQERHEASPTKRRSPRKRLDVLLNKENNPSPRQSPRKATGFPFKTSSFYGPKKSAYLTPLERKAVKESLPSRPPPTSSPGKAKSVPKETENAAKGKQTKLKASSSITSFTTKTKTIKLSKINWSSNASNKPPEPKKCITLTFNNMKKPKTKIFVGAAFFSTAKKTTSMHKKAATANVKRESAGKKDKLKNQGAAIMPEKKPLVEDVEPMEVFNSGDVLEKQLSSPKVLAENYHIKKELKIVLTRSPICTSEISSFNSKDENSKPVCELDDTNPSSTVSTPPKESGSVYPIFGSASKRSKSTPTQPSSTTKERTTRWRKEKHDRDQLIIDAGQKQFGATTCGSCGMVYSADNPEDNLQHDQFHQSILDSIKFVGWKKERVVAEFWDGKIIMVMPDDPKYAVKKAEDVRRIADNELGFQQMALSRPSQSKTYLFVNRDRMVVGCLVAESIRQAFRVLETPNQLKDMTKDDFMDQHRAWCCSTVPEKALCGVSRVWVFSLSRRQGVARRMLDTVRSTFMYGSHLTKEEIAFSDPTPDGKQFATAYCGTPTFLVYNFVA; this comes from the exons ATGATGCCCTTGAACACTCGTAAGAGGAAGCTGTCCTCCGTGGACTCGGACAA TCAACCAGCTCAGGAGAGACATGAGGCGTCTCCTACCAAGAGGAGATCTCCCAGAAAAAGACTGGATGTACTTTTGAACAAAGAAAACAATCCGTCACCGAGGCAGTCACCTCGTAAAGCAACAG GCTTTCCATTCAAAACAAGCTCTTTTTACGGACCAAAAAAGAGTGCATATCTCACTCCtctggagaggaaagcagtaaaAGAATCGCTTCCTAGCCGTCCTCCTCCTACATCTTCTCCGGGTAAGGCTAAAAGTGTCCCGAAGGAAACCGAAAACGCGGCAAAAGGCAAGCAGACTAAGCTGAAGGCAAGTTCAAGCATCACaagcttcaccacaaaaaccaagACGATCAAACTGTCCAAGATTAACTGGAGCAG CAATGCATCCAACAAGCCCCCCGAACCCAAGAAATGCATTACCCTCACCTTCAACAACATGAAGAAACCCAAAACAAAGATTTTTGTGGGTGCTGCCTTCTTCAGTACAGCTAAGAAGACAACATCGATGCACAAAAAGGCAGCCACTGCAAACGTGAAACGCGAATCTGCTGGCAAAAAGGACAAGCTCAAGAATCAGGGAGCAGCCATCATGCCTGAGAAGAAACCACTCGTCGAAGACGTTGAGCCAATGGAAGTGTTCAACAGTGGTGACGTGCTAGAGAAGCAGCTGAG TTCACCTAAAGTCCTGGCTGAGAATTACCATATCAAAAAGGAACTGAAAATCGTGCTGACCAGAAGTCCGATTTGTACATCGGAGATCTCGTCCTTCAATTCTAAG GATGAAAACTCTAAGCCAGTTTGTGAGCTTGATGACACAAATCCGAGCAGTACTGTTTCCACGCCACCCAAAg AATCTGGCTCTGTGTATCCCATTTTTGGATCTGCTTCCAAACG GTCCAAGAGCACCCCGACTCAGCCATCATCGACTACCAAAGAGCGAACCACTCGCTGGCGGAAGGAGAAGCACGACCGTGACCAGCTCATCATC GACGCAGGCCAAAAGCAGTTTGGCGCCACCACCTGCGGCTCGTGCGGGATGGTTTACAGTGCGGACAACCCAGAAGACAACTTACAACATGACCAGTTCCACCAGTCCATCCTGGACTCGATTAAATTTGTG ggttGGAAGAAGGAGCGAGTTGTGGCAGAATTCTGGGATGGAAAAATCATCATGGTCATGCCGGATGACCCCAAATATGCTGTCAAAAAG GCGGAGGATGTACGTCGCATTGCAGACAACGAGTTAGGCTTCCAGCAGATGGCGCTGAGCAGACCCTCGCAGAGCAAGACTTACTTGTTTGTCAATAGAGATCGGATGGTGGTGGGCTGCCTGGTCGCGGAATCCATACGACAG GCCTTCAGAGTGCTGGAGACGCCGAATCAGTTGAAGGACATGACCAAGGACGACTTCATGGACCAGCACCGGGCGTGGTGCTGCTCCACCGTGCCGGAAAAGGCACTGTGCGGAGTCAGTCGCGTGTGGGTCTTCAGCCTGTCCCGGCGACAGGGCGTGGCTCGCCGCATGCTGGATACCGTCAG GAGCACCTTTATGTACGGCAGTCACCTTACAAAGGAAGAAATCGCCTTCTCCGACCCGACGCCGGACGGAAAACAGTTCGCGACGGCGTACTGCGGGACGCCCACGTTCCTCGTCTACAACTTTGTTGCGTGA